Proteins encoded in a region of the Clostridium beijerinckii genome:
- a CDS encoding acyl-[acyl-carrier-protein] thioesterase: MSKKFTKKYEIHYYEVNSNLRCKLSSIIDFVCDVGTQQSEALGGGIDYCTKNNCAWVFYKYDIKMYRYPMFGEIISVTTEAIGFKKFYGLRKYTINDENNNVIGEALALFFLINIDKRRPMRIQDEQYHIYGVDGDVDYDISMDKIERTNDEQYYKQFSIRYSDIDSNNHVNNVKYVEWAMEAVPLDIINNYTLKRIKVVFEKETTYGDKISSTAAINVIDENNLKSYHTIKNSEGTELTLLEADWKK, from the coding sequence ATGAGTAAGAAGTTTACAAAAAAATATGAAATACATTACTATGAAGTAAATTCTAACTTAAGATGTAAATTGTCATCTATAATAGATTTTGTATGTGATGTAGGTACTCAGCAATCAGAAGCCTTAGGTGGAGGAATTGATTACTGTACGAAAAATAACTGCGCTTGGGTTTTTTATAAATACGATATAAAAATGTATAGATATCCAATGTTTGGTGAGATAATAAGTGTCACAACAGAAGCTATAGGCTTTAAGAAATTCTATGGATTAAGAAAATATACAATTAATGATGAGAATAATAATGTTATAGGGGAAGCACTAGCATTATTTTTCCTAATTAATATAGATAAAAGAAGGCCAATGCGAATACAAGATGAACAATATCATATATATGGAGTAGATGGTGATGTTGATTATGATATAAGCATGGATAAAATAGAAAGAACAAATGATGAACAATACTATAAGCAATTTAGTATAAGATACAGTGATATTGATTCTAATAACCATGTTAATAATGTCAAATATGTTGAGTGGGCAATGGAAGCTGTTCCTCTCGATATTATTAATAATTATACTCTTAAAAGAATTAAAGTAGTATTTGAGAAAGAAACAACATATGGGGATAAGATTTCATCAACTGCTGCTATAAATGTAATTGATGAAAATAATTTAAAATCATATCATACTATAAAAAATAGTGAAGGAACTGAACTAACGCTATTAGAAGCAGATTGGAAAAAATAA
- a CDS encoding DUF1858 domain-containing protein: protein MITKDMTIGEVVSADQSKAQVLMSFGMGCVGCPSAQAETIAEAATVHGLNLDDLLEALNR from the coding sequence ATGATAACTAAAGATATGACAATTGGTGAAGTAGTTAGTGCAGATCAATCTAAAGCTCAAGTTTTAATGAGTTTTGGAATGGGATGTGTTGGATGTCCATCAGCTCAAGCTGAAACTATAGCAGAAGCTGCAACAGTACATGGATTAAATCTAGACGATTTATTAGAAGCATTAAATAGATAA
- a CDS encoding adenylosuccinate synthase, whose protein sequence is MSAFIVLGAQWGDEGKGKMTDYLAEEANVVVRFQGGNNAGHTVVVGDKEYKLRLIPSGILYEDKLNVIGNGVVVDPKALFEEIEYLEGVGVKISPEKLIVSDRAQLIMPYHKVLDKLKEKARGKNDIGTTGRGIGPCYTDKFERCGIRVCDLLHEDVFIEKLRENVEMKNAYITKVLGGEALNFDEILAEYLGFAKKLRPFVQDTSVKVYDAIKADKTVLFEGAQGMLLDIDYGTYPYVTSSNTTAGGVSSGSGIGPNMITNAVGITKAYTTRVGKGPFPTELLGETGDWIREKGHEYGVNTGRSRRCGWLDLVIIKTAVRVSGLTSLAVTKIDTLAGLEKIKVCVGYKFNNTVIDYFPASLEDLAECEPIYEEFDGWDDSVADVRSYDELPENVKKYLARISEFTGTRISIVGVGPKRDQTMRIDNL, encoded by the coding sequence ATGTCAGCATTTATTGTTTTAGGAGCTCAATGGGGAGATGAAGGAAAAGGAAAGATGACAGATTACTTAGCAGAGGAAGCTAATGTAGTTGTTAGATTTCAAGGTGGAAATAATGCTGGTCACACAGTAGTGGTTGGTGATAAAGAATACAAATTGCGATTAATACCATCTGGAATTTTATACGAAGATAAATTAAATGTTATAGGTAATGGAGTAGTTGTAGATCCAAAGGCTTTATTTGAAGAAATAGAATACTTAGAAGGTGTTGGAGTTAAAATATCGCCTGAAAAGTTAATAGTAAGCGATAGAGCACAGCTTATAATGCCATACCATAAGGTACTAGATAAATTAAAAGAAAAAGCTAGAGGAAAAAATGATATAGGTACTACAGGTAGAGGAATCGGGCCTTGTTATACAGATAAATTTGAAAGATGTGGAATCAGAGTTTGTGATTTACTGCATGAAGATGTTTTTATAGAAAAATTAAGAGAAAATGTTGAAATGAAAAATGCTTATATCACTAAAGTATTAGGTGGAGAAGCATTAAATTTTGATGAGATACTAGCTGAATACTTAGGTTTTGCTAAGAAATTAAGACCATTTGTTCAAGATACATCAGTTAAGGTATATGATGCAATTAAAGCCGATAAGACGGTTTTATTTGAAGGCGCTCAAGGAATGCTATTAGATATTGATTATGGTACATATCCATATGTAACATCATCTAATACAACAGCAGGAGGCGTTTCAAGTGGTTCTGGTATAGGGCCTAATATGATTACTAATGCGGTAGGTATAACAAAAGCATATACTACAAGAGTCGGTAAAGGACCATTCCCAACAGAATTACTTGGTGAGACTGGAGACTGGATTAGAGAAAAGGGACACGAATATGGCGTAAATACAGGAAGATCAAGAAGATGTGGATGGCTTGATTTAGTTATAATTAAAACTGCAGTTAGAGTGAGTGGATTGACATCATTAGCTGTTACTAAGATTGATACTTTAGCTGGTCTAGAAAAAATCAAAGTATGTGTTGGATATAAATTTAATAATACAGTTATAGATTACTTCCCAGCAAGTTTAGAAGACTTAGCTGAGTGTGAACCAATTTATGAAGAATTTGATGGCTGGGATGATAGTGTAGCTGATGTTAGAAGTTATGATGAATTACCTGAGAATGTTAAGAAGTATTTAGCAAGAATATCAGAATTTACAGGGACTAGAATTTCTATTGTTGGAGTTGGGCCAAAGAGAGATCAAACTATGAGAATAGATAATCTATAG
- a CDS encoding NAD(P)-dependent malic enzyme encodes MNIYEEALKFHEEKKGKYEIKPTCEVKTAKDLSLAYTPGVAEPCREIHKDPAKAYIYTRKWNTVAVISDGTAVLGLGDIGPLASLPVMEGKSILFKEFGNVDAFPIVLDTKDIDEIVNTVVNIAPTLGGINLEDISAPRCFEVEKRLKEKLSIPVFHDDQHGTAIVVLSGLLNALKIVNKKLESLKIIINGAGSAGTAICKLLLSSGAKNIVMCDIDGVISRDKDLSHNIYMQELANITNPNNETGTLKDVIKGADVFIGVSAPNIVSKDMVRTMNKDGIIFAMANPTPEIFPEDAKEAGIAVMGTGRSDYPNQINNVLAFPGIFRGALDVRATEINEDMKVAAAYAIANAIPADELSPDNIIPKAFDLKVQALVAEAVKEAAIRSGVASI; translated from the coding sequence ATGAATATTTATGAAGAAGCCTTGAAATTTCATGAAGAAAAAAAAGGTAAATATGAAATCAAACCTACCTGTGAAGTTAAGACTGCTAAGGATCTAAGTCTTGCATATACACCTGGTGTTGCAGAACCTTGTCGTGAAATACATAAAGACCCAGCCAAAGCTTATATATATACTCGTAAATGGAATACAGTTGCTGTTATTTCTGATGGAACCGCGGTTTTAGGACTTGGAGACATTGGTCCACTTGCTTCTTTACCTGTCATGGAGGGTAAGAGTATTTTATTTAAGGAATTTGGTAATGTAGATGCATTCCCTATAGTTTTAGATACTAAAGATATAGATGAAATTGTTAATACAGTTGTAAATATCGCCCCAACTCTTGGAGGAATAAATCTAGAAGATATTTCAGCTCCTAGATGCTTCGAAGTTGAAAAAAGACTGAAAGAGAAATTAAGTATTCCAGTATTTCATGATGATCAACATGGAACAGCTATAGTTGTTTTATCAGGTCTGTTAAATGCTTTAAAAATAGTAAATAAAAAACTAGAAAGCCTAAAAATAATCATAAATGGTGCTGGATCTGCAGGAACTGCCATATGTAAGTTACTACTTTCTTCTGGGGCTAAAAATATAGTAATGTGTGATATAGATGGCGTAATAAGTAGGGATAAGGATTTAAGTCATAATATTTACATGCAAGAACTGGCTAATATAACTAATCCAAATAATGAAACTGGTACACTTAAAGATGTTATAAAAGGTGCAGATGTGTTTATTGGTGTTTCTGCCCCAAATATAGTTTCTAAAGATATGGTTAGAACTATGAACAAAGATGGAATAATATTTGCAATGGCTAATCCAACCCCTGAAATTTTTCCTGAAGATGCAAAAGAAGCTGGAATTGCAGTAATGGGAACTGGTCGTTCAGATTATCCTAACCAAATAAACAATGTATTAGCCTTTCCAGGAATATTTAGAGGTGCTTTAGATGTAAGAGCTACAGAAATTAATGAAGATATGAAAGTAGCTGCTGCTTATGCTATAGCAAATGCTATACCAGCTGATGAGCTGTCTCCTGATAATATAATACCAAAAGCATTCGATCTAAAAGTCCAAGCTTTAGTTGCTGAAGCTGTTAAAGAGGCGGCAATTAGAAGCGGCGTTGCTAGTATTTAG
- the proC gene encoding pyrroline-5-carboxylate reductase — protein MNKKIGFIGCGNMGSSMVGGLIKSGFIKADDIIVSTKTESSSKRLEESFQVKTTLDSAIVARESDVIILAIKPFMFKEMISEIRSELTTDKLIITIAAGITISNMEEWINTSAKIIRTMPNTPALVGQAMSAVCPNKNVTKDELDYCFKIFESFGECVQLEEKDFHAFIALCGSSPAYVFMFIEAMADSAVRLGIPRAKAYKMAAQSVLGSSKMVLETGKHPGELKDMVCSPAGTTIDAVVELEKLGFRNSVIQAMDKCAEKSKNM, from the coding sequence ATGAATAAAAAAATTGGTTTCATCGGTTGTGGTAATATGGGAAGTTCTATGGTTGGAGGTCTTATTAAATCTGGATTTATAAAGGCTGATGATATAATAGTATCAACTAAAACTGAATCTTCTTCAAAGCGATTGGAAGAAAGTTTCCAAGTGAAAACAACTTTAGATAGTGCAATTGTTGCAAGAGAATCTGATGTTATTATTTTAGCTATTAAACCTTTTATGTTTAAGGAAATGATAAGTGAAATTAGATCGGAATTAACAACAGATAAATTGATTATTACTATAGCTGCAGGAATTACAATTAGCAATATGGAGGAATGGATTAATACTAGTGCTAAAATAATTAGGACAATGCCAAATACGCCAGCACTTGTAGGGCAAGCAATGTCAGCAGTATGCCCTAATAAGAATGTCACTAAAGATGAGTTGGATTATTGCTTTAAGATATTTGAAAGTTTCGGAGAATGTGTTCAACTAGAAGAAAAAGATTTTCACGCATTTATTGCATTATGTGGATCATCACCTGCATATGTTTTCATGTTTATTGAAGCTATGGCAGATTCAGCGGTAAGATTAGGAATACCTAGGGCTAAAGCTTATAAAATGGCAGCGCAGAGTGTCTTAGGATCATCAAAGATGGTCTTAGAAACAGGAAAACATCCAGGAGAGCTAAAGGATATGGTTTGTTCACCTGCTGGGACTACTATAGATGCAGTAGTTGAATTAGAAAAATTAGGTTTTAGAAATAGTGTTATACAGGCTATGGATAAGTGTGCAGAGAAATCTAAAAATATGTAG
- a CDS encoding replicative DNA helicase, which yields MDASVMRSLPQSIEAEQSVIGSMIIDKNAIAKVLESLEEEDFYRDGHKVIYKAIQEMFRNDIAVDLLTLLEYLKSSDMLERAGGVTYITEISSSVPTTANLSAYIKIVSDKSTLRKLIKSSTAIIEESYNNQSNVEDVVDSAEKKIFNIAEKRTSKDFEPLSDVLERGFAQIEKLFNNKGTITGVGSGFTDLDAKTSGFQSGDMILIAARPSMGKTTFALNIVEHAALRENKSVVVFSLEMSKEQLAYKLLCSEANVDMLSLRTGTLEDKDWENIAMAAGPLSKAKIYIDDTAGVTVMEMRSKCRRLKMEYGIDLIVIDYLQLMSGGSGSDNRQQEVSEISRSIKALAKEMECPVIALSQLSRAPEQRADHRPMLSDLRESGSIEQDADIVMFLYRDEYYNKETEDKNIGECIMAKQRNGPVGTVKLAWLGQYSKFGNLDLIHKE from the coding sequence TTGGATGCATCAGTTATGAGGAGTTTGCCTCAAAGCATAGAAGCGGAACAATCAGTTATAGGATCTATGATCATAGATAAAAATGCTATTGCCAAAGTTCTAGAGAGTTTAGAAGAAGAGGATTTTTATAGAGATGGTCATAAGGTAATATATAAGGCTATACAAGAAATGTTTAGAAATGATATAGCAGTAGATTTATTAACACTATTAGAATATTTGAAGAGTTCTGATATGCTTGAGAGAGCTGGAGGGGTAACCTATATAACAGAAATAAGCTCTTCTGTACCAACTACTGCAAACTTAAGCGCATATATAAAAATTGTTTCTGATAAATCTACGTTGAGAAAACTTATTAAGTCATCAACTGCAATAATAGAAGAAAGTTATAATAATCAAAGTAATGTGGAAGATGTCGTGGATAGTGCCGAAAAGAAAATATTTAATATAGCTGAAAAAAGAACATCAAAGGATTTCGAACCTTTAAGTGATGTATTAGAAAGAGGATTTGCACAAATAGAGAAATTGTTCAACAATAAGGGAACAATTACTGGTGTAGGATCTGGCTTTACTGATCTAGATGCAAAAACATCCGGATTTCAAAGTGGAGATATGATATTAATAGCAGCTAGACCTTCAATGGGTAAAACAACATTTGCACTAAATATTGTGGAACATGCGGCTCTTAGAGAAAATAAAAGTGTTGTAGTCTTTTCTCTGGAAATGTCTAAAGAGCAATTGGCATATAAACTTCTTTGTTCAGAAGCAAACGTAGATATGTTAAGCCTTAGAACTGGAACTTTAGAAGATAAGGATTGGGAAAATATAGCTATGGCTGCAGGTCCGCTTTCAAAGGCGAAAATTTATATAGATGATACTGCTGGCGTAACAGTTATGGAAATGAGATCAAAATGTAGAAGACTCAAAATGGAGTATGGAATAGATCTAATTGTAATAGACTATTTGCAGCTTATGTCTGGAGGATCAGGTAGTGATAATAGACAACAAGAAGTATCTGAGATTTCGAGATCGATTAAAGCATTAGCTAAAGAAATGGAATGCCCAGTAATAGCTTTGTCTCAGCTGTCACGTGCGCCGGAGCAAAGAGCAGATCATAGGCCGATGTTATCTGACTTAAGAGAATCAGGATCTATAGAGCAAGATGCTGATATTGTTATGTTCTTATATAGAGATGAATATTACAATAAGGAAACTGAAGATAAAAATATCGGTGAATGTATAATGGCTAAGCAGAGAAATGGACCGGTTGGAACTGTTAAACTCGCTTGGCTTGGTCAGTATAGTAAATTCGGTAATTTAGATTTAATTCATAAGGAATAA
- the lonC gene encoding Lon family ATP-dependent protease: MNSYDDASLLQDIISGTLSLESQIEALFSITKNVLDKGAFRARTVRFKLDKFIQSSNLCDKVFALNTILAEGKDLKVTPKEEELQKAINRTVRLISNELAKRYVQNKIESQVEQSIMEKQEKYIDEVRLSVINKQKGSENKKTISKLNNLIELDSRITSKNIMSFLRPTDFKQVVGQERAIRSLISKLSSPYPQHIILYGPPGVGKTTAARLALDEVKKLSFTPFDDKSKFVEVDGTTLRWDPREITNPLLGSVHDPIYQGSKRDLAEVGIPEPKPGLVTQAHGGILFIDEIGELDSMLQNKLLKVLEDKRVEFSSSYYDPDDETIPKYIKYLFDNGAPADFVLIGATTKSPSEINPALRSRCTEVYFEPLSSKDVVFIVEDAAKKLKVKLEDGVAKKISNYTFEGRKAVNILTDTYGYALHRSKRFVDNLEIKLSDLDEVISVGRYTPYERLSNVDKSEVGHVYGLGVSGFLGSTIEIEATVFAAKKKGSGIVRFNDTAGSMAKDSVFNAASVIRSLTDKDIKDYDIHVNIVGGGKIDGPSAGAAITICIISSLLNKPIRQDMAITGEISLKGNVKPVGGIFEKIYGARRMGIKTVLIPSDNKNEIPLNTDDIDIRAVGSIKEIMDIAFI, encoded by the coding sequence TTGAATTCATATGATGACGCAAGCTTATTGCAGGATATTATTTCAGGAACCTTATCATTAGAATCACAAATCGAGGCTTTATTTTCTATAACTAAGAATGTACTCGACAAAGGAGCTTTTAGGGCTAGAACAGTTAGGTTTAAACTAGATAAATTCATTCAATCATCAAATCTTTGCGATAAAGTTTTCGCACTAAATACTATATTAGCAGAGGGAAAAGATTTAAAAGTTACACCTAAGGAAGAAGAATTGCAAAAAGCCATAAATAGAACAGTTAGGTTAATTTCAAATGAACTAGCAAAAAGATATGTTCAAAATAAAATTGAATCTCAAGTTGAACAATCTATTATGGAAAAGCAGGAAAAGTATATAGATGAAGTTAGACTTTCAGTTATAAACAAGCAAAAGGGTTCTGAAAATAAAAAGACTATCAGCAAGTTAAATAATTTAATAGAATTAGATAGTAGAATTACTAGTAAAAATATTATGAGCTTTTTAAGACCAACGGATTTTAAGCAAGTAGTTGGGCAAGAAAGAGCTATAAGATCATTAATATCAAAGCTTTCATCACCATATCCACAACATATAATATTATATGGACCTCCGGGAGTTGGAAAAACTACAGCAGCGAGATTAGCTTTAGATGAGGTTAAAAAACTTTCATTTACTCCTTTTGATGACAAATCTAAATTCGTTGAAGTTGATGGTACTACATTAAGATGGGATCCTAGAGAAATAACAAACCCATTGCTAGGATCGGTACACGATCCAATATATCAAGGAAGTAAAAGGGATCTGGCTGAGGTTGGGATACCAGAACCTAAACCAGGTTTAGTTACACAGGCGCATGGAGGTATACTATTTATAGATGAGATTGGAGAATTGGACTCTATGCTTCAAAATAAGCTGTTGAAGGTTTTAGAAGATAAAAGAGTAGAATTTTCATCATCATACTATGATCCAGATGATGAAACAATTCCTAAATATATAAAATATCTTTTTGATAATGGAGCGCCAGCAGACTTTGTTTTAATTGGCGCTACAACTAAAAGTCCAAGTGAAATTAACCCAGCCTTAAGGTCTAGATGTACAGAAGTGTATTTTGAACCTCTTTCTTCAAAGGATGTTGTATTTATAGTAGAAGATGCAGCTAAGAAATTAAAGGTAAAATTAGAAGATGGGGTTGCTAAAAAGATAAGTAATTATACATTTGAGGGTAGAAAAGCTGTAAATATTCTGACAGACACATATGGATATGCGTTACACCGATCTAAAAGATTTGTTGATAACTTAGAAATAAAATTATCAGATTTAGATGAGGTAATATCAGTTGGAAGATATACACCATATGAAAGATTAAGCAATGTAGACAAAAGCGAAGTTGGCCATGTATATGGATTAGGTGTTAGTGGTTTTTTAGGATCTACAATTGAAATTGAAGCTACCGTTTTTGCTGCAAAGAAAAAGGGTTCAGGTATAGTAAGATTTAATGATACAGCTGGAAGTATGGCTAAGGATTCCGTATTTAATGCTGCTTCAGTAATTCGAAGCTTAACCGATAAAGACATTAAAGATTATGATATTCATGTTAATATAGTTGGTGGAGGAAAAATAGATGGACCTTCAGCAGGTGCAGCTATTACCATTTGCATAATAAGTTCGTTGTTAAACAAACCCATAAGACAAGATATGGCTATTACAGGAGAGATATCACTCAAAGGAAATGTCAAACCAGTTGGAGGAATATTTGAAAAAATATATGGGGCTAGAAGAATGGGAATAAAAACTGTTTTAATTCCAAGTGATAATAAAAACGAAATTCCTCTAAATACTGATGACATAGATATTAGAGCTGTAGGATCTATAAAAGAGATTATGGATATTGCCTTTATTTAA
- the rplI gene encoding 50S ribosomal protein L9 → MKVILLQDVKKIGKKGDIIEASDGYARNFLFPRKLAQEASAANMHILNNKKENERKQKLAELEAAQKLAEELKGKEIKIKAKTGENGKLFGAITSKDVAELIREQYKIEIDKKKIVMDTIKLAGGYEIDIKLYPEVSTKMKVIIVPQE, encoded by the coding sequence ATGAAAGTTATTTTATTACAAGATGTTAAAAAGATAGGTAAAAAAGGTGATATTATTGAGGCTTCAGATGGGTATGCAAGAAACTTTTTATTTCCAAGGAAATTAGCACAAGAAGCTAGTGCTGCAAATATGCACATTTTGAATAATAAAAAAGAAAATGAGCGAAAACAAAAGTTAGCAGAACTTGAAGCAGCACAAAAATTAGCTGAAGAATTAAAAGGAAAAGAAATAAAAATTAAAGCTAAGACAGGAGAAAATGGAAAGTTATTTGGTGCAATTACTAGTAAAGATGTTGCAGAATTAATTAGAGAACAGTATAAGATTGAAATAGATAAAAAGAAAATTGTTATGGATACAATAAAATTAGCAGGTGGATATGAAATTGATATTAAACTATATCCAGAAGTTAGCACTAAAATGAAGGTGATTATTGTTCCACAAGAATAA